The window AAGTACGACCGCCACTGCCTTCACCTGACCGGCGCCGAACGCCGCCGCCTCGAGGCCGAGGGCCGGCCGAAGGCGCTTCGCTTCCGGATCGACGACGAAGGCGAGACCGTCGTGCACGACCTCGTGCGGGGCGAGGTGCGCTTCGAAAACGCACTGCTGGACGACTTCGTCATCATCAAGTCGGACGGGCTTCCCACGTACAACTACGCGGTCGTGGTCGACGACCTGGAGATGCGCATCACCCACGTCATCCGCGGGGACGAGCACCTGTCCAACACGCCCCGCCAGGTGCAGGTGTACCGGGCGCTTGGCGCCGAACCGCCGGCGTTTGCGCACCTGTCCATCCTGCTCGCCCCCGACCGCTCAAAGCTCTCCAAGCGCCACGGGGCGCAGTCGGTGGATGCGTTCCGCGAGATGGGCTATTTGCCCGAGGCCATCGTCAACTACCTGGCGCTCTTGGGATGGGGCTACGACGCCGAGCAGCAGATCTTCTCGGTGCACGACCTCATCGAGAAGTTTTCGCTGGACAGGGTCTCCAAGAACCCTGCCATCTTCGACATTCAGAAGCTTGAGTGGATGAACGGCTACTACCTGCGCCAGCTTCCCCTCGGGGAACTTGCGCGGCGCAGCCGGCCGTTCCTGGAGAAGGCAGGGGTCGCTGCCAGGGTGCAGCGCGAGGGCGAAGCGGGCGAGAAGCGCCTCGCGCGGGCCCTCGAACTCTCGCAGAGCCGGCTGCGGACGCTCGCGGACGTGCCTGCGTGGGTGATTTACTACTTCGAGGACGAATTCGAATACGACCCGGCGGCTGCCCGCAAGCACCTGCTGCGTCCGGGTGTCCCGGAGCTGCTCGAGAACGTGGCCTGCGGGCTGCAGGGCCTGCAGCCGTTCAACGAGGAGATGCTCAACGCCTACTTCACGCGGTTCAAGGACGAGCGCGGCCTCAGGCTGGGCGACGTCCTGCAGCCCGTGCGGGTCGCCGTCACCGGCAAGGATGTGAGCCCGGGCATGTACGAGGTGCTGGCCCTGGTCGGCCGCGAGGGGAGCGTGGCCCGGCTGCGGCGGGCAGCGCGGTGGGTAAGGGAGCGGCAGGCTTCCGCCCCTGCCGAGCTCCAGGCGCAAGAAGGAGCCCGTGGCTGACCTACCCTCAGCCGGCACCTTGCACGATGCCGGCCTTCTTCTGCTCGTGAGCGCCTCCCTGGCCGCCGGGGTGAGCGCTCTTGCCTGGCGAGCGGGCGCGCTCACCCGGGACGGGGCGGTGGCGGCCACCGCCGTGGGCGCCCTCGTGTTTGGGGCCGGCGGGCTGCCGTGGGCAGCCTTGCTGCTGACCTTTTTCGTCTCAGGGTCGGTCATGACACGCC is drawn from Bacillota bacterium and contains these coding sequences:
- the gltX gene encoding glutamate--tRNA ligase encodes the protein RLEDTDLARSTEQSARAMIDGLRWVGLDWDEGPDIGGPYGPYRQTQRRHLYEEYARRLIEAGRAYPCYCTPEELKARRQQALAQGEAPKYDRHCLHLTGAERRRLEAEGRPKALRFRIDDEGETVVHDLVRGEVRFENALLDDFVIIKSDGLPTYNYAVVVDDLEMRITHVIRGDEHLSNTPRQVQVYRALGAEPPAFAHLSILLAPDRSKLSKRHGAQSVDAFREMGYLPEAIVNYLALLGWGYDAEQQIFSVHDLIEKFSLDRVSKNPAIFDIQKLEWMNGYYLRQLPLGELARRSRPFLEKAGVAARVQREGEAGEKRLARALELSQSRLRTLADVPAWVIYYFEDEFEYDPAAARKHLLRPGVPELLENVACGLQGLQPFNEEMLNAYFTRFKDERGLRLGDVLQPVRVAVTGKDVSPGMYEVLALVGREGSVARLRRAARWVRERQASAPAELQAQEGARG